A window of Sulfurimonas gotlandica GD1 contains these coding sequences:
- a CDS encoding OmpP1/FadL family transporter — protein MKKTIKLALVAALALGATSAFATNGSNLIGVGAKARGMGGAGIGVAHGAESALANAALITSVENTEMSFGGTIFMPKVSFDNGGGAGSKDSKADMNVIPSVSIASKVNDNFYWGIGMWGTAGMGVDYRTEQANFKMVTNLQLMQFGVPLAYTMNNFSVALTPLLQYGALDIDYNTNGTTAGKFGTGVAQDLQFGYNLGLAYEIAGATIGATYKSQIDMNYNGVLSGAGTLFGLTLGDELSTPAEIGVGISYKMKEHTIAFDYKQIKWSDAKGYKDFKWDDQSVYVLGYEYATSGWAARAGYNYAKSPITDQGVANTAINTLNLLGFPGIVESHITIGGTFNASKTTSIDLAYVYSPEVSQTVTASNAPSPGTRETTVKHSQTALTVALNYAF, from the coding sequence ATGAAAAAAACAATTAAGTTAGCTCTAGTAGCTGCATTAGCTTTAGGTGCAACATCTGCATTCGCAACAAATGGTTCAAATCTAATTGGTGTTGGTGCTAAAGCACGTGGTATGGGTGGAGCTGGTATTGGTGTAGCTCATGGTGCTGAATCTGCTTTAGCAAATGCTGCTTTAATTACTTCTGTAGAAAATACTGAAATGTCTTTTGGTGGTACGATATTCATGCCAAAAGTTTCTTTTGATAATGGTGGTGGAGCTGGTTCAAAAGATAGTAAGGCAGACATGAATGTTATTCCTTCTGTTTCTATAGCAAGTAAAGTTAATGATAACTTTTATTGGGGTATTGGAATGTGGGGAACTGCTGGTATGGGTGTTGACTATAGAACAGAACAAGCTAATTTTAAAATGGTTACTAACTTACAATTAATGCAGTTTGGTGTGCCACTAGCATATACTATGAATAACTTCAGCGTAGCTCTTACACCACTTTTACAATATGGTGCATTAGATATTGATTATAATACAAACGGAACAACAGCTGGAAAATTTGGGACAGGTGTAGCTCAAGACTTACAGTTTGGTTATAACCTAGGATTAGCTTATGAAATTGCTGGTGCAACAATTGGTGCTACTTATAAATCACAAATAGATATGAATTATAATGGTGTATTATCTGGTGCAGGTACTCTTTTTGGTTTAACACTTGGTGATGAATTATCTACACCTGCCGAAATAGGCGTTGGTATTAGTTATAAAATGAAAGAGCATACTATTGCTTTCGATTATAAGCAAATTAAATGGTCAGATGCAAAAGGTTATAAAGACTTTAAATGGGATGATCAGAGTGTATATGTATTAGGTTACGAGTATGCTACAAGTGGATGGGCAGCACGTGCTGGTTATAACTATGCTAAGAGTCCAATTACTGATCAAGGTGTTGCTAATACAGCAATAAATACGTTGAATTTATTAGGTTTTCCTGGTATAGTTGAGTCTCATATTACTATTGGTGGTACATTCAATGCTAGTAAAACTACTTCTATAGATTTAGCTTATGTTTATTCTCCAGAAGTTAGTCAGACTGTAACTGCATCAAATGCTCCTAGTCCAGGAACAAGAGAAACTACAGTTAAACATTCACAGACAGCTTTAACTGTAGCTTTAAACTACGCATTCTAA
- a CDS encoding Bax inhibitor-1/YccA family protein, which translates to MGLYDRDYARGNSFAYESASKSDTQIISFVKETYKLFAASMMAGAVGAYVGVPFAGTIAAWFIPLFILEIGLLIGLHFVKHKPGINLMVMFGFVFMTGLMLAPLLAKTLGMSGGGTIIGNAFAMTSIVFGAMSFYAIKTTKDFTSYGKPLMIALVVIIGFSIVNIFLGNPMLSVLISGAVVFLFSILVVYDTQNIMKGAYETPIDGAIALYLDFLNIFTSLLHLFGIFGNDD; encoded by the coding sequence ATGGGACTTTATGATCGTGATTATGCAAGAGGTAACTCTTTTGCTTATGAAAGTGCGTCTAAAAGTGACACACAAATCATCTCTTTTGTTAAAGAGACATACAAACTGTTTGCTGCCTCAATGATGGCTGGCGCAGTTGGCGCTTACGTTGGTGTTCCTTTTGCAGGAACTATTGCAGCTTGGTTTATACCACTGTTTATTTTAGAGATTGGTCTTCTTATAGGACTACACTTTGTAAAGCATAAGCCTGGGATTAATCTTATGGTTATGTTTGGCTTTGTATTTATGACAGGATTAATGCTTGCTCCATTACTTGCAAAAACTCTTGGTATGAGCGGTGGTGGTACTATTATTGGTAATGCATTTGCAATGACATCTATAGTATTTGGTGCAATGAGCTTTTATGCTATTAAAACTACAAAAGATTTTACGAGTTATGGTAAACCCTTAATGATTGCTCTAGTTGTAATTATTGGTTTCTCAATTGTAAATATCTTTTTAGGCAATCCAATGCTTAGTGTTCTGATCTCTGGTGCTGTAGTATTTTTATTTAGCATCTTAGTTGTGTATGACACTCAAAACATTATGAAAGGCGCATATGAAACTCCTATTGATGGAGCGATTGCACTTTATTTAGATTTTTTAAATATCTTCACTTCACTACTTCACCTATTCGGCATTTTTGGTAATGACGACTAG
- a CDS encoding thiamine-phosphate pyrophosphorylase, protein MTTSKQLSPELFRVIDANLNRLKEGIRVVEDIMRYRDNNKDFSSKLKQLRHKSRIEEINQLLTHRDSINDVLRPTTKSELNRTDIKSIIIANFKRAQESSRVLEELFKLHNATYSENFKYIRYELYNLEKEIVLNESE, encoded by the coding sequence ATGACGACTAGCAAACAACTATCACCTGAACTTTTTCGGGTGATAGATGCTAACCTCAACCGCTTAAAAGAAGGCATACGCGTTGTTGAAGATATTATGCGATATCGAGATAATAACAAAGACTTCTCATCTAAACTCAAACAACTTAGACATAAATCTCGCATTGAAGAGATAAATCAACTGCTTACACATAGAGACAGTATTAATGATGTACTTCGTCCAACCACAAAAAGTGAACTTAATCGCACAGACATTAAAAGCATTATTATTGCGAACTTTAAAAGAGCACAAGAGTCTTCTAGAGTTTTAGAAGAGCTTTTCAAGCTTCATAATGCAACTTATAGTGAGAATTTTAAATATATAAGATATGAGTTATATAACTTAGAAAAAGAGATAGTACTTAACGAGAGTGAATAA
- a CDS encoding methyltransferase domain-containing protein, with protein sequence MRVSSEFSKHAQHYGSYNVIQNKVIDRLLKKVKHKPKNILDLGCGSGALHNSIKWKYKHFTGVDFAPGMLELHPKAKNCECIYGDFNDTTLFENLLTYRYDYIFSASALQWADNLDMVFKNIKSLNAPISLAIFSANTFKTLNETAGLTPLLRSAQMIDELQKKYFDAELEIVEYKLEFESTRNMFKYIKNSGVSGSRKVLDYKQTKKLMQDYPLNYLEFEVVFIHSR encoded by the coding sequence ATGAGAGTAAGTTCAGAATTTTCTAAACACGCACAACATTATGGTTCTTATAATGTTATTCAAAATAAAGTTATAGATAGACTATTGAAAAAAGTCAAACATAAACCTAAGAATATTTTAGATTTAGGTTGCGGCAGTGGAGCACTGCATAATAGTATTAAATGGAAGTATAAGCACTTTACAGGTGTCGACTTTGCTCCTGGAATGCTAGAGTTGCATCCAAAGGCAAAAAACTGTGAGTGTATTTATGGTGATTTTAATGATACTACTCTTTTTGAAAATCTATTAACATATAGATATGATTATATATTTTCAGCATCTGCTCTTCAGTGGGCAGATAATCTTGATATGGTTTTTAAAAATATTAAGAGTTTAAATGCTCCTATATCCCTCGCTATCTTCAGTGCAAATACTTTTAAGACCCTAAATGAAACAGCAGGTCTAACCCCACTATTGAGAAGTGCACAAATGATAGATGAACTTCAAAAGAAGTATTTTGATGCTGAGTTAGAAATTGTAGAATATAAATTAGAGTTTGAATCTACTAGAAATATGTTTAAGTACATAAAAAATAGTGGAGTAAGTGGTTCAAGAAAAGTATTAGATTATAAACAAACTAAGAAATTAATGCAGGACTATCCTCTAAATTACCTAGAGTTCGAAGTAGTATTTATTCACTCTCGTTAA